A window of the Diorhabda carinulata isolate Delta chromosome 1, icDioCari1.1, whole genome shotgun sequence genome harbors these coding sequences:
- the LOC130900928 gene encoding uncharacterized protein LOC130900928 isoform X1 codes for MESNSEESLNCTPEDVVESATAATMNNTQRNKQQDKWRFLIISGTCVFFCICIALIILDNTMGIFDLDENGTTNCSGRSSLTKLENGMKPNQLRQKQSCLIQNNQAYCQVTCTRIKAEEIVNSNNFSICESTYVHLILENIEYNDKGIQSNWLEGFSHNIKILEIKGSTISYIGDRSFSESPFQDLSRLVLENTNISYIRKNTFQGSKITDFEFRSDIPIMVDFAFGALQPLSNTLSSFQLNRCILEPQSLVNLTGTNSTLKSLVLMDLRFNSILYLKSYSFVDIPNVYQIFLSSSEIMAMEAKVFEGVGAVLSSLSIDNNKLESLPEGIFDYVSTGLINISGNKWLCNCDLLWFKEFYEKEYYTHFGGGNIPFICSTNEGEKNYTDVDFCSSTTSKFDIITTTSNYNTTTTPITTTITITPESNSTTTNRFTSTTKTTESPRTSFLPTTSTISPTEITLPPINNNLINISCNDCSKRNSFTAKNDRLYSHTVSVRNGTITYDFYEIDDTPYYEIKLRNSVETDYMIWFDTNDHNDVGCEYNIEEVVELRRLKFGKTYIICLLKRNETTVSPFDCTDLLVSHQWDDKPWIVNKDKVLIIALYIVILLVLITVTATVMYCTIKRHPKLIGATKTVYENNISPAPSMYSISDGYLSPKYYERVLTKRKSSRKLSTISERDFEGAFNVVYNVSEFHSYEPPPLPLNHPTLWRKLDNEDEFCSSSSPLRRCNSSKFERFCISPIDECCRSKSLPNGASNSLNICN; via the exons atggaaagtaatagtgaagaaagtttaaactgcacaccagaagatgttgttgaatcggcaactgcagcgactatgaataaCACACA AAGAAATAAACAACAAGACAAATGgagatttttaattatatcaggCACCTGCGTGTTCTTCTGTATTTGCATTGCTTTGATAATACTGGATAACACCATGGGAATATTTGATTTGGATGAAAATGGAACCACAAATTGTTCTGGCCGATCTTCATTAACAAAACTTGAAAACGGAATGAAGCCCAATCAATTAAGACAAAAACAATCGTgtcttattcaaaataatcaggCTTATTGTCAAGTTACGTGTACAAGGATAAAAGCGGAAGAAATCGTCAACAGCAACAATTTTAGT ATATGCGAATCTACTTATGTTCATCTCATCctggaaaatattgaatataacgACAAAGGAATTCAGTCAAACTGGCTAGAGGGATTTTCAcacaacataaaaatcctagaAATAAAAGGATCTACAATTAGTTACATTGGTGATCGCTCTTTCAGTGAAAGTCCTTTCCAAGATCTCTCTAGATTGGTTTTAGAGAACACTAATATAAgttatattcgaaaaaacaCTTTCCAAGGAAGTAAAATAACTGATTTTGAATTTCGATCAGACATACCGATAATGGTTGATTTTGCCTTTGGTGCTTTACAACCATTATCTAACACTCTGAGTTCATTCCAGTTGAACAGGTGTATTCTAGAACCTCAG agtCTAGTGAACTTGACTGGAACAAACTCAACGCTAAAATCACTAGTATTAATGGACTTGAGATTTAATTCCATCCTATACTTGAAAAGCTATTCATTTGTAGATATACCAAACGTCtatcaaatttttctatctaGTAGTGAAATCATGGCAATGGAGGCGAAGGTGTTTGAAGGTGTAGGAGCTGTTCTGAGCTCTTTATCGATAGATAACAATAAACTGGAATCATTACCAGAAGGAATTTTTGATTATGTTTCAACTG ggCTCATCAACATATCAGGCAATAAGTGGTTGTGCAATTGTGATTTGTTGTGGTTCAAAGAATTTTACGAAAAAGAATATTACACACATTTCGGTGGTGGTAACATACCATTTATTTGTTCAACTAATgaaggagaaaaaaattacacagACGTTGATTTCTGTTCATCAACCacatcaaaatttgatataatcaCAACCAcatcaaattataatacaacTACAACACCAATAACTACTACAATTACAATAACACCAGAATCTAACTCAACCACAACGAATCGGTTCACAAGTACTACAAAAACAACAGAATCGCCTAGAACTAGTTTTCTTCCAACAACTAGTACTATAAGTCCAACAGAGATTACTTTACCaccaataaacaataatttaataaatattagctGTAATGATTGTTCGAAAAGAAATTCTTTCACGGCAAAAAACGATAGACTGTATAGTCATACAGTATCGGTAAGAAATGGTACCATAACCtacgatttttatgaaatagaTGATACCCCATATTATGAAATCAAACTTCGAAATTCTGTAGAAACGGATTATATGATTTGGTTTGATACAAATGATCACAACGACGTTGGTTGtgaatataatattgaagaagTCGTTGAACTACGACGATTGAAATTCggtaaaacatatataatatgTTTGTTAAAACGAAATGAAACTACAGTATCGCCATTTGATTGTACGGATTTGTTAGTATCCCACCAATGGGACGATAAACCGTGGATTGTCAATAAAGATAAAGTATTGATCATAGCACTTTACATAGTAATTCTCCTGGTATTAATAACAGTAACTGCAACCGTTATGTACTGCACTATAAAGCGACATCCGAAATTAATAGGAGCTACTAAAACggtttatgaaaataatatatccCCTGCTCCATCAATGTATTCTATCAGTGATGGATATCTTTCACCGAAGTATTATGAGCGTGTTTTAACCAAGAGAAAAAGCAGTAGAAAATTAAGTACGATTTCAGAGAGGGATTTTGAAGGAGCCTTCAACGTCGTTTATAATGTATCTGAATTTCATTCATATGAGCCGCCACCATTACCTTTAAACCATCCAACTTTGTGGAGAAAATTAGATAATGAAGATGAATTTTGTTCGTCCTCCTCACCATTGAGACGATGTAATAGTTCGAAATTCGAGAGATTTTGTATTTCCCCAATTGACGAATGTTGCAGATCGAAAAGTCTACCTAATGGAGCATCTAATAGTTTGAACATTTGTAACTGA
- the LOC130900928 gene encoding uncharacterized protein LOC130900928 isoform X2, producing MYDLILKRNKQQDKWRFLIISGTCVFFCICIALIILDNTMGIFDLDENGTTNCSGRSSLTKLENGMKPNQLRQKQSCLIQNNQAYCQVTCTRIKAEEIVNSNNFSICESTYVHLILENIEYNDKGIQSNWLEGFSHNIKILEIKGSTISYIGDRSFSESPFQDLSRLVLENTNISYIRKNTFQGSKITDFEFRSDIPIMVDFAFGALQPLSNTLSSFQLNRCILEPQSLVNLTGTNSTLKSLVLMDLRFNSILYLKSYSFVDIPNVYQIFLSSSEIMAMEAKVFEGVGAVLSSLSIDNNKLESLPEGIFDYVSTGLINISGNKWLCNCDLLWFKEFYEKEYYTHFGGGNIPFICSTNEGEKNYTDVDFCSSTTSKFDIITTTSNYNTTTTPITTTITITPESNSTTTNRFTSTTKTTESPRTSFLPTTSTISPTEITLPPINNNLINISCNDCSKRNSFTAKNDRLYSHTVSVRNGTITYDFYEIDDTPYYEIKLRNSVETDYMIWFDTNDHNDVGCEYNIEEVVELRRLKFGKTYIICLLKRNETTVSPFDCTDLLVSHQWDDKPWIVNKDKVLIIALYIVILLVLITVTATVMYCTIKRHPKLIGATKTVYENNISPAPSMYSISDGYLSPKYYERVLTKRKSSRKLSTISERDFEGAFNVVYNVSEFHSYEPPPLPLNHPTLWRKLDNEDEFCSSSSPLRRCNSSKFERFCISPIDECCRSKSLPNGASNSLNICN from the exons ATGTATGATCTTATTCTAAA AAGAAATAAACAACAAGACAAATGgagatttttaattatatcaggCACCTGCGTGTTCTTCTGTATTTGCATTGCTTTGATAATACTGGATAACACCATGGGAATATTTGATTTGGATGAAAATGGAACCACAAATTGTTCTGGCCGATCTTCATTAACAAAACTTGAAAACGGAATGAAGCCCAATCAATTAAGACAAAAACAATCGTgtcttattcaaaataatcaggCTTATTGTCAAGTTACGTGTACAAGGATAAAAGCGGAAGAAATCGTCAACAGCAACAATTTTAGT ATATGCGAATCTACTTATGTTCATCTCATCctggaaaatattgaatataacgACAAAGGAATTCAGTCAAACTGGCTAGAGGGATTTTCAcacaacataaaaatcctagaAATAAAAGGATCTACAATTAGTTACATTGGTGATCGCTCTTTCAGTGAAAGTCCTTTCCAAGATCTCTCTAGATTGGTTTTAGAGAACACTAATATAAgttatattcgaaaaaacaCTTTCCAAGGAAGTAAAATAACTGATTTTGAATTTCGATCAGACATACCGATAATGGTTGATTTTGCCTTTGGTGCTTTACAACCATTATCTAACACTCTGAGTTCATTCCAGTTGAACAGGTGTATTCTAGAACCTCAG agtCTAGTGAACTTGACTGGAACAAACTCAACGCTAAAATCACTAGTATTAATGGACTTGAGATTTAATTCCATCCTATACTTGAAAAGCTATTCATTTGTAGATATACCAAACGTCtatcaaatttttctatctaGTAGTGAAATCATGGCAATGGAGGCGAAGGTGTTTGAAGGTGTAGGAGCTGTTCTGAGCTCTTTATCGATAGATAACAATAAACTGGAATCATTACCAGAAGGAATTTTTGATTATGTTTCAACTG ggCTCATCAACATATCAGGCAATAAGTGGTTGTGCAATTGTGATTTGTTGTGGTTCAAAGAATTTTACGAAAAAGAATATTACACACATTTCGGTGGTGGTAACATACCATTTATTTGTTCAACTAATgaaggagaaaaaaattacacagACGTTGATTTCTGTTCATCAACCacatcaaaatttgatataatcaCAACCAcatcaaattataatacaacTACAACACCAATAACTACTACAATTACAATAACACCAGAATCTAACTCAACCACAACGAATCGGTTCACAAGTACTACAAAAACAACAGAATCGCCTAGAACTAGTTTTCTTCCAACAACTAGTACTATAAGTCCAACAGAGATTACTTTACCaccaataaacaataatttaataaatattagctGTAATGATTGTTCGAAAAGAAATTCTTTCACGGCAAAAAACGATAGACTGTATAGTCATACAGTATCGGTAAGAAATGGTACCATAACCtacgatttttatgaaatagaTGATACCCCATATTATGAAATCAAACTTCGAAATTCTGTAGAAACGGATTATATGATTTGGTTTGATACAAATGATCACAACGACGTTGGTTGtgaatataatattgaagaagTCGTTGAACTACGACGATTGAAATTCggtaaaacatatataatatgTTTGTTAAAACGAAATGAAACTACAGTATCGCCATTTGATTGTACGGATTTGTTAGTATCCCACCAATGGGACGATAAACCGTGGATTGTCAATAAAGATAAAGTATTGATCATAGCACTTTACATAGTAATTCTCCTGGTATTAATAACAGTAACTGCAACCGTTATGTACTGCACTATAAAGCGACATCCGAAATTAATAGGAGCTACTAAAACggtttatgaaaataatatatccCCTGCTCCATCAATGTATTCTATCAGTGATGGATATCTTTCACCGAAGTATTATGAGCGTGTTTTAACCAAGAGAAAAAGCAGTAGAAAATTAAGTACGATTTCAGAGAGGGATTTTGAAGGAGCCTTCAACGTCGTTTATAATGTATCTGAATTTCATTCATATGAGCCGCCACCATTACCTTTAAACCATCCAACTTTGTGGAGAAAATTAGATAATGAAGATGAATTTTGTTCGTCCTCCTCACCATTGAGACGATGTAATAGTTCGAAATTCGAGAGATTTTGTATTTCCCCAATTGACGAATGTTGCAGATCGAAAAGTCTACCTAATGGAGCATCTAATAGTTTGAACATTTGTAACTGA
- the LOC130900949 gene encoding THO complex subunit 3 isoform X2, whose amino-acid sequence MGYTSKKYQEKITEIQNHFKTHNKYKEHVGHSSKVHSVGWSCDGKRLASGSFDKSVCVYTLERERLNKEHVFKGHGGSVDQLCWHQSHPDLLSTASGDKSVRIWDTRMQKCVTTINTKGENINITWSPNGNSIAVGNKEDLITFIDARMHKIEAEEQFHFEVNEISWNNTSDLFFLTNGQGCVHILSYPDLKRQHILKAHPGTCICIEFDPTGKYFATGSADALVSLWDINELACKRVFTRMDWPVRTISFSYDGQLIASASEDLSIDVAFVETGDKVADISVEAATFTVAWHPSAYLLAYACDDKDSYDRKRDAGTLKVWGFSND is encoded by the exons ATGGGATACACTTCAAAAAagtatcaagaaaaaataacagaaattcaAAACCACTTTAAAACTCATAACAAATACAAAGAACATGTAGGACATTCTTCTAAAGTTCATTCAGTTGGATGGAGTTGTGATGGCAAAAGATTAGCGTCGGGTTCGTTTGATAAATCAGTTTGTGTGTATACTTTAGAGAGAGAAAGATTg AATAAAGAACATGTGTTCAAAGGCCATGGAGGTTCAGTGGACCAGTTGTGTTGGCATCAAAGTCATCCAGATTTACTTAGTACAGCAAGTGGAGACAAATCTGTCAGAATTTGGGATACAAGAATGCAAAAATGTGTTACAACAATTAATACAAAAGgtgaaaatattaacattacTTGGTCACCAAATGGTAATTCTATAGCAGTTGGAAACAAGGAGGATTTGATTACTTTTATAGATGCTAGGATGCACAAGATTGAAGCTGAAGAACAGTTTCATTTTGAAGTGAATGAAATTTCTTGGAATAATACAAGTGATTTGTTCTTCTTGACAAATGGCCAAGGTTGTGTTCATATATTAAG TTATCCTGATTTAAAACGACAGCATATTTTGAAAGCACATCCAGGGACTtgtatttgtattgaatttgATCCAACTGGAAAGTATTTTGCTACTGGTAGTGCTGATGCATTGGTGTCATTATGGGATATTAATGAATTAGCATGTAAAAGGGTTTTTACAAG aatggATTGGCCAGTGAGGACCATATCTTTTAGCTATGATGGACAGTTAATAGCTTCAGCATCTGAAGATTTATCAATAGATGTTGCTTTTGTAGAAACTGGTGATAAAGTTGCTGATATTTCTGTAGAAGCTGCCACATTTACAGTAGCTTGGCATCCATCTGCTTACTTATTAGCTTATGCTTGTGATGATAAGGATAGTTATGATAGGAAAAGAGATGCAGGAACTTTAAAAGTATGGGGATTCTCCAATGACtaa